TGTTGAAGAATTATGGATTGTCATAACCATGACACATGTATTTGTAGAACAATGATAGTAACTGAAATGGAAATGTAAATTTCGTAAACAGGCACAACTTGTGGACGTAGATGCTCATGTTGACGGGTTTACCCAGAAGTCCTCAAAACTGCTTGGCCCAAAATGGGCGCATCCAATTCCAGTACCAGAAACAGGCTGTGTCTTGGTGGCAACTGAGAAGCTCGATGGTGTTCCCACATTTGAAAGAACTGTTGTCCTACTTCTCAGGTCTGGATCAAATGACCCACGCGAGGGTCCCTTTGGAGTTGTGCTGAACCGGCCACTTCACAAGAAGATCAAACACATGAAACCCACAAATCTCGATCTCGCAACAACATTTTCTGACTGTTCATTGCATTTTGGTGGTCCCCTTGAAGCTAGCATGTTTTTACTAAAAGCAGAAGAGAATTTGCATCTCCCCGAGTTTGAACAGGTAGTACCCGGACTTTGTTTTGGTGCAAGAAACAGTCTTGAAGTAGGTGCAGACCTAGTAAAGAAAGGGGTTCTCAGGCCCCAAGATTTCAGATTCTTTGTTGGATATGCAGGTTGGCAGTCCGATCAGCTAAGAGAAGAGATTGAATCAGATTACTGGTTTGTTGCTGCATGTAGCGCAAATATGATATGCAAGAAGTCTAATTATCCTTCTTCCCCAGATTTATGGGAAGAAATTTTGCAGTTAATGGGAGGTAGATATTCAGAACTAAGCAAGAAACCGAAACAAGAAGGTTGAATGAAAAAGCAGCCTACCGCTTTTCTGTACAGTAAGTACTCTTAGAAGTTTATGACACCTCGTCACCACCCTTTCCCCCTAGTCTTGTTGATCTCCTTTCTTGTATGTAAGACTTGCTATATTAGCTTTGAGAATAAGTCATCAGTACAGTATTTGATTTTACTTAGTTCCCATTATGAGTCCCATGCTTCGCTATTGTGGTCAGTTTCCTACATTACATTCTTTTACTTGGATTCAAATGTAAGAGTAAGCAGAGTACAGTATTACTAGAAGCAGCCACAAACCCAGTCGTATCTGAAGCTCAACCACCACCGTGGAAGAAGGGCTGAAAAAGCTAGCTGAATGCTGAAGTGTGGAAAAGAAGCAAGAATGAGTAAAAGGTGGGACCTACCTTGAAACGAGCAAGCACGTTGATTTGTTTAATGAAGTGATGAATACGAGACTCATGACTTTGTCGATCCAATATCCATATTTCCACCATCACCATCTTAAAATGGAGTTTTGACTCTGTCTCTCTCGAAGGTAATAATAAGTGCGTGCAAAGAAAAAGCGAAGGAAAAAGAATAGATCCTTTGCAGGCCAAAGGAGGAAAGGTCCAGTCtttactcatatatatatatttctggtacttcaccatcaatcaatcgGTCTCACCCAACACGGGAAGGTCGTGCGTGTCGTTCTCTCTCTCTGGCACTTACAATTAAAGAAAACAGGTAAACACACAAATACGAAAACCAACAATcagacagaagaagaagaaaatagaatcAGCGCCTTAAACAATTTTCTTTCACACCCATTATCTATCTAtctattcaattgaatcgaatttCTAGGGTTATACATTAAGATCCGATAAATTCTCATTTTCTTAAGTGTTACTTACTACTTCCCAACGTTACActaataaattttgtatttttcttttcaaataacACGGAGGAGGAGTAAGATAAGTtttctcagttttttttttttttgtatcgatTCTTTCATTCTTTCTCATAACACTGTGACCCTCATCAAGAAATTTCCtcaaaggaaagaagagattttttttattattattatttttaattcagTATAAGACTGggaaaactaaatttgaagtatccttcttagtttttgtatcttgggTTTTGATTAAAGTTCTGTAATTTTTTGGTCTGGATTATTTGACTTAATTTTTTGATCATAGAATTTGAGGATCTAGCTAATTATTTTTTGAATTATTGAGGGGGGTTGAAGAAAATTGAATAATTTTCTTGATTAGTCTAGGGTTTGTTATGCATTGTGGGATCTCAGCTCATTGGAGGTGTAATATAGAGTTGGATGCATTATAAATGGTGGTCAGAGTTAAGTAACAGGTGAGGTGAGAGACTGTTCTTGAGTCTTGACTGAGAAGTGGTAAGATCATGGGTTGCATATGCTCAAAAGGGAGTCAAGATGGAATTCAATATGTGCAAAGCCGGAGTGAGAAAGAATTTAGGTCTTCTAAATTATTGGTTGCTCCTTCTAAGAGAGATCAAATTATAGTGGAAACAGATTGTAGTTCTAATGGGACAACAGTGAGATTGTTATCAAAACCAACATCACAAGAGATTATTGCAGTGTCGACTCCGCCGCTTTTATCATCAGATGATGGTGTTGGAGTAGTAGTAGAAAAGAAGAAGCCATTAGTTAGTGATAGAAAAATAGTAACTAATCATCAGAGACGTGCGACGACGGAGAATGGAGTGGTGACATTAGGAGTTCCGCCTATTTCTAGGATCATCAGTATGCCCCGTAGTATGGAAGCAGAACAGGCTGCTGCAGGTTGGCCATCTTGGCTCACAGCAGTTGCTGGCGAAGCAATTAAAGGCTGGGTTCCTAGACGAGCAGATTCTTTTGAAAAATTAGATAAGGtgagtaattattttctttgttacTTCTTTTTGTTGCAGTTATATTCTTGCATTGTTAATTCTGAAACTACTTCTTTACTATACGTCGTCTCTCAAAGAACGATACTTGAAACATGGAGACCTACAGATGGTTTCCCATATTCGTACTAATATAGCACGTTGGATTGGAGATACAAatacgaatttgataattttatgaaaatctgTTTTGAACCCCATTGAGGAGAATACAAACTGAAAACTCGCCCTCCTCTCTGTAGAAACACAAATTTGATAGTAATAAGACTaaaattttagaagaagaacTAGAGAGGATAAAGTCACACTAGATGTGTTGTTATTTGATGATCTTGTTTTCTGGAAAACAGAAGAAAGTGTCACCTGCTTGGAGATTAGTTCATATTGAACCTGCTTACGATGCAACAATTAAAGCTGTAAAGTGTAAACCAAAAGAGGAAAGATTATCATATGTAGCTAACTTTCTATTGGACCATCTGTTTGTGCAGATCGGACAGGGAACTTACAGTAGTGTCTACAGAGCTCGGGACCTAGAAACTGGGAAAATTTGTGCATTAAAGAAAGTAAGATTTGTTAATAATGATCCAGAAAGTGTTCGTTTTATGGTGAGGGAAATTCATATCCTGCGTAGGCTTGATCACCCAAATGTTATAAAGCTCGAGGGCTTGGTTACCTCACGGATGTCCTGCAGCTTGTATCTTGTATTTGAATACATGGAACATGATCTTGCTGGGCTTGCAGCTTCACCTGATATCAAGTTCACTGAGGCACAGGTGTTTGCTCTACCCTTGTAAATTTTCGAAATGTTTGTGGTTAATTGTTGGAATTGGTTTATGTTAGTTCCCCAGGGACCAAGACTGTGTGACTTGTCTAATGATCTTATGTGCTTGAAAGATAGTCGAGACTTTTATAACTTGACATATATCAGAGATCCTTTGCGTGCAAACTAGCGGGAACTAGGCCATGAAAAAAACTTTTGTCATCCTGAAGGAACTGAACAATATTAAGAACTTATATCCTCGAATGTAGCTTTAAATTACCGATCAACAGAGAACGTCTAGCTCTTCACTTGGATAATGTACTTGTTGTCAGCTGTATCTCATATAGGGAGTATATGTGCTGCCATTGCAGATCAAGTGTTACATGCAGCAGCTACTTCTCGGGCTTGAACACTGTCATACTCGAGGGGTCTTGCATCGGGATATCAAGGGTTCCAATCTTCTGATTGACAATAATGGGATTCTCAGGATTGCTGATTTTGGTTTGGCGACCTTATTCCGCCCTGATCAAAAGCAACCACTGACAAGTCGTGTTGTAACGCTCTGGTATCGGCCCCCCGAGCTTTTACTTGGCGCAACACAATATGGGGTTGGTGTGGACCTGTGGAGTGCTGGTTGCATCCTTGCTGAATTGCTTGTTGGAAAGCCTATCATGCCAGGAAGAACTGAGGTATGTGATTTCCTTACGTAATAATCCCGTTTCCTTTTCCCCTCATCCTGCTAAGCAGAGTTATCATCCTAGTCAAAGATTGATCAGTGTGAAACTTTTTTGCCTGTGAATCAGCCTAGCTGAACTTGTATATATCATGTTCAAACATCTCGTGTATAAAAAGTTTTAATATTAGTTACCATCCTACTAGGCTACTACTATTTgagataagacaaactaagaagCATGGAAACCGTAATTGGTTATTTTCATCGATCACATATCTAAAAGGATAGTCAAACTGGTGGAAATGGTTCTGATTTGACTGGTTTGTGTGAAGTTTCTGCTGTTGGGCCATAGGTGGGCATGGGGTTGGGTGGTGGTGGGTATTTAAGGATACGAAGACCCTTAGGCTGGCATAATTGTCATACTTACATTCGTTAAAAATAATTCCCCTGTTTCATCAATGTGGTAGTCAGATAGTCATATTTGGTAATATTTGGTTATCTGTTTCTGAGATGTTCCTACTTTTATAATTATGACCTTCATATAAAGGTCATCATGAAGACCTTAAGGCCCGCCATTTCTGGTGAGGATGATCTCCTCTGTACAAAATCTTTCTattcttaagttttttttttttatcttagcaGTATCATTTTTAAAATCAGCCACTGATTTATAGAATGAATTAGATTAGGTTATAACCGAATTAGATTAGGTTATCTGCTTCAGAATGATTTTGATATTTGGAAGGACAACTTTGGGAAATGGTGCTTACCCTCCACGAGAATCAGCCATAAAAGCATCTCTCTGTCAAATCAACATGCTCATTGAATAGCAAGTAACAACCCAAAAAAAGTTCTGAGAGATCTATTATTCGATAAATGATAATTACGAGATTGAGGAACATTAGCTAAACCTGGTGCTCAGCAAACAGAAATTAGCTGTTACTGCAGGAGTTGAATAACATTTTTCTGGAAAGATTTGTTAAAAAATGTCCATTACTTTTCTCGAAAATCATTAATAATTACCTAAGCAGAGGGGAGAGTTTGATGGGACATTGTTTGTTTCTGATTCTTAAAACCTGCTATATATGTTAACAGGTGGAGCAGCTGCACAAGATTTTCAAACTCTGCGGTTCACCATCTGAAGATTATTGGAGGAAGTCAAGATTGCCGCACACAACGATTTTCAAACCGTCACATCCTTACAGGCGGTGCGTTGCTGAGACCTTCAAGGACATACCTTCTTCCTCTTTGGGCCTTCTTGAGGTTCTCCTTGCAATAGAGCCTGAGCGTCGGGGATCGGCGGCTTCTTCACTTAAAAGCGAGGTTAGTTATTGGTTCTTTTTATCTAGCTTGCCATGGTGGTTTACCATGGCAGATTGAATGTGCCAGATTTTATTATAGTTTCAAGGAATCAACTTTTATTTTATTCATTCCCAAAAAACGGATTTCCAAACACTCATGAGTAAAATAAGTGACATTCTCGAGAGAAATTATATTGTCCAGGCATGAAGTATGTGGTGGATATATCGGCTGTAAATTATGTTACAGCTTAAAGTACAGTCAACTCTTTATGAAGCAAAAACAATCTGTATTCTGTGTATCTATATATCAAATTTATGGGCCGCCGACCAATGTGCTAATCTTAGTCCTCCAGACTTGCTTGGGTTTGATATGGATAGGAACATTGATGTATTTTGTTTCCATCATATTTTCTCTCCCATAACTGGTTGTACTTTCCAGTTTTTTACAGCAAAGCCTCTCCCTTGTGACCCATCAACTTTACCTAAATATCCACCTAGCAAGGAGTTTGATGCTAAGCTTCGGGATGAGGAAGCTAGAAGGTATGCAAtttgatttttcttgtttttgttatatTCAACATTTATTCTCCTTGTAGTTCTCCTAACTCAAAACCAGCATTTAGTGACAAACTGAATATATGGAGATTTCCTTACTCTTTAAAGTTTAAGAAAAACCTTGTACTAGGCAGCCTTTTCTCGTGTTTCCTCTAAAAACTCAATACAAAAGCTAAAAGTAACATTGTTACCTTGCTTCCATTCTTTTTCCTTCATATCAGGCAAAGAGCAGCAGCAATGAAAGGCCATGGAGCTGAATCCCGAAGAAGGGGTTTAAGAGATGCCAAACCTGCTCCACAAGATTCTAATGCTGAATCACAGGTTTTAACTTAGCTGCCTGTTCCAAGATCTTATGGTTTCGTTAAGGTATTTCCTGTTTTAAGCACCTTTTGTCTTCATTctgtgttttcactttcagaaacGTCATGGACCTTCAAACTCTAAAAGCACTAGCCAAAAGTTCAATGTGCAAGAGGATGGTGGAAGTGGTTTCCCTATCGAGCCCCGTGGAGGATCTGGGCAGAATAGTTTTTCTCGTTCTGGTCCTCTGATGCACCCTGGTTTTGGATCTGCACGGAGTACGGCTGTAAAGGAATACGAAGCTCAGGTGGTGGGTCCTACAAGACCATTTGGGTCTTCAAGGAACGGGGCAGAGTTAAGGACACAGAGATCGCATGTGGCTCAGGGATCGACCTGGTCAGAACATAAACTGAATGGAAAATACAATCAACTCGATGATGTTGAGGCCTCTGAAAAGCAGAAGTGGGAGGATGGTCCAGCATCTTCCCAAAAgaaaggagatagagtatatgACAAGGAGTCGACCACGGTACGTAACTTAAGCAACTCGTCTTGCCTCTCCTTTCTTATACCAGAAGACATTATCTTGCTTGTTTATCTGGTGATAAGAATGTACTTGCATATCAATATCTCCTCAATCGATAGATATCCAATATGTCAAGTTATACGAGTGGGGCACAAGTTGACGTGTACAAACTCATAATTTCATCCACTTTTCATGGTACATCTTGGTGGAATTGTTTATTATGATATTCATGCAATATGataaaaaaatcatgttttttttcttccatatatGGCACATCTTTTCCTTTGATAATTGCTATTGAGGCAGTGATCTTTGACAGTTCTTTATGTTAATAATATGCATACACATAGATTAAATTAGGACCATACCCTGTACACTGTTTGAAAATTTTGATCCCATGAcaacataaaaaataattttaaaccTGTGTTGTTTGTGTGTGATCTCAGGGTTATGTCCCTAAGAAGAACAGGATCCACTATTCTGGACCTTTAATGCCCCCAGGTGGAAATATGGATGAGATGCTTAGAGAGCacgaaagacaaatccaacaggCTGTCCGCAGAGCTCGAATTGACAAGGCAAAGATCAAAAGCTATGGTGAAAATGGCCAGGCTGAAGCTCTACTTTATTCAGGGAGACAGGTTAGGTGAAACACTCTCAAGCTGCAAGTTTACCTGCTGTACCAAAACCCTCCAACAACATAAAAGCTCATCATCTAATCTTTGAATTGGTTGTACCTTCTCAATAGCAGattccaaaaaaagaagaagtttgcATTGTTGTTTCTATTATGAGAAATGGCCAGTTTAGGAATCAGCTTCTGGAGATATTTACTTGTACCTTTTCAATTGGTGGTATATAATggtattttgtgtatattttctcTTCATGTGTTTACTTGGAAAGGACTAAAAGGTGTAATACTACAGAAAGAAACATTTCGAATAGGCAGAGTTGGCACAGGGGATAAGGTATAGATTCGTTTCTCTTTCATTGAAGCACATATGAGTTATGCATTCCAGTCACTTGTGGTACCAGAGGTGTGAACTTTGTCAGCTTGGCTCGATGACCGAGATTAAATACATTGAATATTGCTTCCTAGATGCGAATTTATCAGTAGCATCGTAATAAACTTTTGTCCACCATATCAACCTCAATAGATAGCATCTCTAGACCTTTCAGTCCTTGTAGCTTGTACCGAGTAAATTGTCAGCGAAAGCTTGGCTCAGAAAGCGACGAGTCCCTTGGCACGGCCCACCGAGTCAGTCACGAGTTATAAGGGTGCGAAGCATACGTGTCCCTATCTGGTAAAAGTAGATGAAGtatagtgaaaaatactataacccccatACTAtgtgggttcaatatatagaagccccacgaAATGGATCATttactatcaactccatactttcaatttttgatatttctaggcccaaaacttttatttttgggGGACATTTTGAATTCTTCCGGATTGCTGACGTCAGCAACTTTTTTAATAAGTCTAAAAATACCAAAACTAACCTCCACTATTTATAGTCGCTTTATACGGTATCAGAAACAaaacaatcaaatcattttttttagCTCTCTCTTCTCTCTGCTCTCGTAgatttttt
The nucleotide sequence above comes from Papaver somniferum cultivar HN1 chromosome 8, ASM357369v1, whole genome shotgun sequence. Encoded proteins:
- the LOC113306563 gene encoding probable serine/threonine-protein kinase At1g54610, which codes for MGCICSKGSQDGIQYVQSRSEKEFRSSKLLVAPSKRDQIIVETDCSSNGTTVRLLSKPTSQEIIAVSTPPLLSSDDGVGVVVEKKKPLVSDRKIVTNHQRRATTENGVVTLGVPPISRIISMPRSMEAEQAAAGWPSWLTAVAGEAIKGWVPRRADSFEKLDKIGQGTYSSVYRARDLETGKICALKKVRFVNNDPESVRFMVREIHILRRLDHPNVIKLEGLVTSRMSCSLYLVFEYMEHDLAGLAASPDIKFTEAQIKCYMQQLLLGLEHCHTRGVLHRDIKGSNLLIDNNGILRIADFGLATLFRPDQKQPLTSRVVTLWYRPPELLLGATQYGVGVDLWSAGCILAELLVGKPIMPGRTEVEQLHKIFKLCGSPSEDYWRKSRLPHTTIFKPSHPYRRCVAETFKDIPSSSLGLLEVLLAIEPERRGSAASSLKSEFFTAKPLPCDPSTLPKYPPSKEFDAKLRDEEARRQRAAAMKGHGAESRRRGLRDAKPAPQDSNAESQKRHGPSNSKSTSQKFNVQEDGGSGFPIEPRGGSGQNSFSRSGPLMHPGFGSARSTAVKEYEAQVVGPTRPFGSSRNGAELRTQRSHVAQGSTWSEHKLNGKYNQLDDVEASEKQKWEDGPASSQKKGDRVYDKESTTGYVPKKNRIHYSGPLMPPGGNMDEMLREHERQIQQAVRRARIDKAKIKSYGENGQAEALLYSGRQVR
- the LOC113306564 gene encoding uncharacterized protein LOC113306564, producing MDLCSLHVNSGHFSPNIYSLFQRNNTEKPLSCKFGRILRIEDENIVEIRVSKLNLSSANRSLVVRAMGKKNHDNSSSSGSSDKPVPEGDDSKGSNSMPESNKSDDPTTHKSHHRKISDWRDFRANLVAREQAQLVDVDAHVDGFTQKSSKLLGPKWAHPIPVPETGCVLVATEKLDGVPTFERTVVLLLRSGSNDPREGPFGVVLNRPLHKKIKHMKPTNLDLATTFSDCSLHFGGPLEASMFLLKAEENLHLPEFEQVVPGLCFGARNSLEVGADLVKKGVLRPQDFRFFVGYAGWQSDQLREEIESDYWFVAACSANMICKKSNYPSSPDLWEEILQLMGGRYSELSKKPKQEG